One region of Novipirellula artificiosorum genomic DNA includes:
- a CDS encoding HzsA-related protein, which produces MNTQRHTFLTSILGLLLFGMACSATAQTITIPARRLSDHSDIVVPIEERWDGLVVCHGKNGMLQWTVDAPASGDYYLHFLYASGERRPVQLSLNSKEHPKPILKQDTGGFLATDLQWETQGPYRLTTGANTVRLQANGSFPHMAGLVISKADKVPDPDAFEDLFPRPVDLTGPVSEDVVATRAAVQKLLPSVKHVLYVKRYTFQSSHYYTDFIDGCRHFGGNLCLLSLDDGSVTELVPELSHGIFGRCDLSYDGHRIAFGWKEKMDVGFRIWEVNIDGSGLRQLTFPPADETSRITKYNLDWWKNYAHHTDDMHPCYLPDGGICFASTRCEYGILCDGPDKLTSSVIYRMDADGNAIEKLSNNSVSESAPSIMNDGRILYTRWEYVDNGSVTNKGLWCMRPDGTGSEEVYGMSIAFPSVFNVGRAVPNQNSLFVAIGAPHMPLGVGTIMLIDSRQDRRTGDGVSYVTPEVDTQHQWGWDKVPGGATKPVPPEQQAGRDGKGNTQRGPLYMDPYPLSAKEFLVSFNRSDTWNVENAYGLYLIDADGKKHLLHRDDEFSCWTPIPVRPRRTPSISIATMDAKLAAKGLAKVIVSDIYRGLDGVERGTIKYIRVNEHVPRPWAARRFWEGDAYDQQHSSITCNTHLGLKIQYGVVPVEEDGSAHFLVEADKNIFFQALDANYQEVQRERTFVNYRPGEIRSCVGCHERANELSLTVAAQMPLALLRAPDLPGPQPGEKTGARPLAYESDVQPVLDKHCVRCHDDQKSEGDLNLSGELTKLFSRSYENILRRDLIPIIGENHPKSGNNHYLPPYSLGTHASRLKDYLVPKHYDVNLSPAERIRVTTWIDSNGQFYGSYYGRKNLQFRDHPNFRPQLSFEQSHANTPPLSDAKR; this is translated from the coding sequence AATGGACCGTCGATGCTCCTGCCTCAGGGGATTATTACTTGCACTTTCTGTACGCCAGCGGCGAACGGCGTCCCGTGCAGCTTTCTCTCAACAGCAAGGAGCATCCAAAACCGATTCTCAAACAAGACACGGGCGGCTTCCTTGCCACTGATCTTCAGTGGGAGACACAGGGCCCGTATCGCCTGACGACCGGAGCAAACACGGTTCGCTTGCAAGCGAATGGGTCGTTCCCTCACATGGCAGGTCTGGTGATTTCCAAAGCCGACAAGGTTCCTGATCCAGATGCGTTCGAAGACCTGTTCCCTCGGCCAGTCGACTTGACCGGGCCGGTGAGCGAAGACGTGGTTGCTACACGTGCGGCTGTCCAGAAGTTATTGCCTTCGGTGAAACACGTTTTGTATGTCAAACGCTACACCTTTCAGTCCAGCCACTACTATACGGACTTCATTGATGGCTGCAGACATTTTGGCGGGAACCTGTGCTTGCTGTCGTTAGACGATGGATCGGTCACGGAACTGGTTCCTGAATTGTCCCATGGCATTTTTGGGCGCTGCGACCTTTCCTATGACGGCCATCGAATTGCCTTTGGTTGGAAAGAAAAGATGGACGTAGGTTTTCGGATTTGGGAAGTCAACATCGATGGCTCGGGCCTTCGCCAGTTGACGTTCCCGCCTGCCGACGAAACGTCGCGGATCACGAAATACAACCTCGATTGGTGGAAAAACTACGCTCATCACACTGACGATATGCATCCGTGCTACCTTCCCGACGGAGGCATTTGCTTTGCATCAACGCGATGTGAATACGGCATCCTGTGTGATGGTCCCGACAAGCTTACGTCTTCGGTCATTTATCGCATGGACGCCGACGGCAATGCTATTGAAAAGTTATCGAATAATTCCGTCAGCGAATCTGCTCCCAGCATCATGAACGACGGGCGCATCCTGTACACGCGGTGGGAGTATGTTGACAACGGTTCGGTGACGAACAAGGGACTTTGGTGCATGCGTCCCGATGGCACGGGGTCGGAAGAAGTCTATGGAATGAGCATCGCCTTTCCATCTGTCTTCAATGTAGGCCGTGCCGTTCCGAACCAGAACAGCCTGTTCGTTGCGATTGGCGCTCCTCACATGCCCTTGGGCGTCGGCACCATCATGTTAATCGACAGCCGACAGGATCGCCGCACTGGCGACGGTGTTAGCTATGTCACGCCCGAAGTCGACACACAACACCAGTGGGGCTGGGACAAGGTTCCCGGCGGGGCAACCAAACCGGTCCCGCCGGAGCAACAAGCGGGGCGAGACGGCAAAGGAAATACACAACGCGGTCCGCTGTACATGGATCCGTACCCGCTTTCGGCAAAAGAGTTCCTGGTGTCGTTCAATCGCTCGGACACGTGGAACGTCGAGAATGCTTACGGATTGTACTTGATCGATGCCGATGGCAAAAAGCATCTGCTACATCGGGACGACGAATTTTCTTGCTGGACGCCGATCCCCGTTCGACCGCGCCGGACACCATCGATCTCCATCGCAACCATGGATGCGAAATTGGCAGCCAAGGGTTTGGCCAAGGTCATTGTCTCGGACATCTATCGAGGCTTGGATGGCGTCGAACGAGGCACCATCAAGTACATTCGCGTCAACGAACACGTACCACGCCCTTGGGCCGCCAGACGTTTTTGGGAAGGCGACGCCTATGATCAACAACACTCGTCGATCACTTGCAACACGCACTTGGGCCTCAAGATTCAATACGGCGTCGTTCCCGTCGAAGAAGACGGCTCGGCTCACTTTCTGGTCGAAGCCGACAAGAACATCTTCTTCCAAGCGTTGGACGCGAACTATCAAGAGGTGCAGCGTGAGCGTACATTCGTCAATTATCGCCCCGGTGAAATCCGCTCGTGCGTTGGTTGCCACGAACGGGCAAACGAACTGTCCCTGACCGTCGCGGCACAAATGCCGCTGGCGCTGCTGCGAGCCCCCGACCTTCCCGGGCCGCAGCCCGGCGAGAAGACTGGTGCCCGCCCGCTAGCCTATGAAAGCGATGTTCAGCCCGTCCTGGATAAACACTGCGTGCGTTGTCATGACGACCAGAAGAGTGAAGGCGACTTGAACTTGTCAGGTGAACTCACGAAGTTATTCAGCCGCAGTTACGAGAATATCCTTCGTCGCGACCTGATTCCGATTATCGGCGAGAACCACCCAAAGAGCGGCAACAACCATTATCTGCCGCCTTACAGTCTGGGAACTCACGCCAGCCGGCTAAAAGACTATCTAGTGCCCAAACACTACGACGTCAACCTTTCGCCAGCCGAGCGAATTCGCGTCACAACCTGGATCGACTCCAACGGGCAGTTCTACGGTTCCTACTACGGTCGCAAGAATCTGCAATTCCGAGACCATCCCAATTTCCGCCCTCAACTCTCCTTTGAACAATCGCACGCCAACACACCCCCGTTGTCAGATGCAAAACGATAG
- a CDS encoding HzsA-related protein: MERAVVDLQKNHPDQFSDAKQINNRLAQFENDAQRFEQLFLKGLRPKRADLQNVVDSFREFQRDVLLRNPLLDFAQLLVVKRDFGNSARKVIGGSLGQPTRNSHTHDTIRFDMTVGKTKLLYRTILADKQTDGQPISSRSTNQGPASVSIRTGQRLVALCPSQRTHDSLWGIYLVDVFDNITLIKEVEGSAILEPIPLQSTPRPPVILDRVLPDAKEASVFLTDIYQGPGLEGVPRGAVRNLRLFSYHYSFVKTGGHASVGVKSSWDVKRVLGTVPVEEDGSASFTIPANTPISIQPLDEQGRALQLMRSWLVGMPDLPKLASWPFDAHTARAQQQQSEQPVTQSLTVGYVCPDGEVDTSNLMYPSFPLTYNYSDQSFEGSEPIVLQLTRTPAGCFVMGSPDGPGEAQWEWACRAGTDTPMNFGQVQDDFAAHANLADRASSGSKGNPFPRISNVNDGLRFPDARGHYQTNAWGLFDMHGNVAEWTRSPYLSYGASNSEAAVDDDRRVVRGGSWRDRPHRATSSFRLPYLPYQRVLNVGFRIVVEDNHTLPDEIASQIVR; the protein is encoded by the coding sequence ATGGAGCGTGCTGTTGTAGACCTGCAAAAGAATCACCCCGATCAATTTAGCGATGCAAAGCAGATCAACAATCGGCTCGCGCAATTCGAAAATGACGCCCAACGGTTTGAACAGCTCTTCCTGAAAGGCTTGCGACCGAAGCGTGCCGACCTGCAAAACGTCGTTGACAGTTTTCGGGAATTTCAACGCGATGTTTTGCTTCGCAATCCTTTGCTGGATTTTGCTCAACTGCTGGTTGTCAAACGTGATTTTGGCAATTCCGCGAGAAAGGTGATTGGCGGATCGCTGGGACAGCCGACGCGAAATTCACACACACACGACACGATTCGATTCGACATGACGGTTGGCAAAACGAAATTGCTGTACCGAACGATCTTAGCGGACAAGCAAACCGATGGCCAGCCTATATCTTCTCGATCCACAAACCAAGGACCTGCGTCGGTTAGCATTCGAACAGGACAGCGACTGGTCGCCTTGTGTCCATCACAACGGACACATGATTCCCTGTGGGGTATTTATTTGGTCGATGTCTTTGACAACATCACACTGATCAAGGAAGTCGAAGGCAGCGCGATCTTGGAACCCATTCCGCTTCAATCGACACCTCGTCCGCCCGTTATCCTGGACCGGGTGCTTCCAGACGCAAAAGAGGCAAGCGTCTTTCTTACCGATATCTATCAGGGCCCCGGCCTAGAAGGCGTACCGCGTGGTGCGGTTAGAAACCTGCGACTGTTCTCATATCACTACAGCTTCGTAAAGACTGGTGGGCACGCCAGTGTCGGTGTGAAAAGTAGCTGGGATGTCAAACGTGTACTTGGCACAGTGCCGGTAGAAGAAGACGGGTCAGCAAGCTTCACCATCCCTGCGAACACACCCATTTCGATCCAACCGTTGGATGAGCAGGGCCGCGCGTTGCAACTCATGCGAAGCTGGCTGGTTGGAATGCCTGACCTGCCGAAACTCGCGAGTTGGCCTTTCGACGCCCACACAGCAAGGGCCCAGCAACAACAGAGCGAACAACCCGTCACCCAGAGTCTGACGGTGGGCTATGTTTGTCCTGATGGTGAAGTCGATACATCAAACTTGATGTACCCATCTTTCCCGCTGACCTACAACTATTCGGATCAGTCATTCGAGGGAAGCGAGCCGATCGTCTTGCAGCTGACCCGCACTCCTGCTGGTTGTTTTGTGATGGGCTCGCCCGATGGCCCAGGAGAAGCACAATGGGAATGGGCGTGTCGAGCCGGAACGGACACGCCGATGAACTTTGGACAGGTCCAAGACGACTTCGCCGCACACGCCAACTTGGCCGATCGCGCGTCCAGTGGATCGAAGGGGAACCCATTTCCCCGCATTTCCAATGTCAATGACGGCTTGCGTTTCCCCGATGCACGCGGTCATTACCAAACCAACGCTTGGGGGCTGTTCGACATGCATGGCAACGTCGCCGAGTGGACGCGATCCCCTTACTTGTCCTACGGTGCATCAAATTCAGAAGCTGCTGTTGATGATGATCGCCGAGTGGTTCGAGGTGGCTCCTGGAGAGATCGCCCGCATCGCGCGACTAGTAGCTTCCGGTTGCCTTATCTACCGTACCAGAGGGTGCTGAATGTTGGATTCCGCATCGTTGTGGAAGACAACCATACATTGCCCGATGAGATCGCATCCCAAATCGTACGGTAA
- a CDS encoding sulfatase family protein, with translation MIKQLILSLPYLALLASPFLAGQALAETPNVIVIMADDLGYGDLSCYGATSLETPNIDQLSEEGLRFTSGYCSASTCTPTRYSLLTGTYAFRGERTGIAPPNAPAIIKPGTETVASLLQRAGYATAVIGKWHLGLGEESGPDWNGDLKPGPLEIGFDTCFLLPTTNDRVPQVYVHDHRVPNLDPADPLWVGDKIPSPDHPTGNSHRDTLKMDWSHGHNSTIHNGISRIGFYTGGHAARFRDEDLADKWVEKSVEFIEQHKREPFFLFFSSHDIHVPRIPHERFQGKTSLGFRGDAIIELDWCVGELMKTLDRLKLAENTLVVFCSDNGPVLDDGYKDGAIEKIGNHRAAGPYSGGKYSVYEGGTRTPLITRWKGRIQPGVSDELVSTIDLAASLAALAEQPLPSDACLDSFNVLGALLGEDDAKGRDHLVQQDNGSSGTFGLRVGQWKLHRYEKKTARNVVVETELANTKVPAFQLFNLEKDPAEKTNVLDDEPVVAERLKNQLTAIIQQGRSRP, from the coding sequence ATGATCAAGCAACTCATTCTTTCGCTTCCCTACCTCGCTCTGTTGGCTTCGCCGTTTCTTGCCGGGCAGGCCTTGGCAGAGACGCCCAACGTGATCGTCATCATGGCGGACGATCTCGGTTACGGTGATCTTTCTTGTTACGGCGCGACGTCGCTCGAGACGCCCAACATTGACCAGCTTAGTGAAGAAGGCTTGCGATTCACCAGCGGTTACTGCTCCGCTTCCACCTGCACACCGACGCGTTATTCCCTCCTGACGGGAACTTATGCGTTTCGCGGAGAACGCACGGGCATTGCGCCACCCAATGCACCGGCCATCATCAAGCCGGGAACCGAGACGGTCGCATCACTGCTGCAGCGAGCCGGATATGCCACCGCAGTCATCGGAAAATGGCATCTTGGGCTGGGGGAAGAAAGTGGCCCTGATTGGAATGGAGACCTGAAACCGGGGCCGCTCGAAATCGGATTCGACACCTGCTTCCTGTTGCCGACCACCAACGACCGCGTGCCTCAGGTCTATGTTCATGATCACCGAGTTCCGAATCTCGATCCTGCCGACCCTTTATGGGTGGGGGACAAAATACCGAGCCCCGATCATCCCACTGGAAACTCGCATCGCGATACGCTGAAGATGGACTGGTCGCATGGCCACAATTCGACGATCCATAACGGGATCAGCCGGATCGGCTTTTATACAGGCGGTCACGCCGCCCGTTTTCGGGATGAAGACCTTGCCGACAAGTGGGTTGAAAAGTCCGTCGAATTCATTGAGCAGCACAAGCGCGAGCCCTTCTTTCTGTTCTTTTCGTCGCATGACATCCACGTGCCTCGGATTCCGCACGAACGGTTTCAGGGAAAGACGTCGCTTGGCTTCCGCGGTGATGCGATCATTGAACTCGACTGGTGCGTCGGCGAACTGATGAAGACCCTCGATCGGCTGAAGTTGGCGGAGAACACACTCGTTGTCTTTTGCAGCGACAATGGGCCCGTGTTGGATGACGGCTACAAAGACGGAGCGATCGAGAAGATCGGCAACCACCGCGCCGCTGGCCCCTATTCGGGCGGCAAATACAGCGTTTACGAAGGCGGAACCCGAACGCCGCTGATCACACGTTGGAAAGGTCGTATTCAGCCGGGGGTGAGCGACGAACTTGTTTCGACGATCGATCTCGCGGCGAGCCTCGCCGCACTCGCCGAACAACCCCTTCCGAGCGATGCCTGCCTCGACAGCTTCAATGTACTCGGTGCTTTGTTGGGTGAAGACGATGCCAAAGGCCGCGACCACCTCGTCCAGCAGGACAACGGCAGCAGCGGAACCTTCGGCCTGCGTGTCGGGCAATGGAAGTTGCACCGCTATGAAAAGAAGACTGCCCGTAACGTGGTCGTCGAGACGGAACTTGCCAATACCAAGGTGCCTGCGTTCCAGCTGTTCAACCTCGAAAAGGATCCAGCCGAAAAAACGAACGTGCTCGATGACGAACCGGTCGTCGCCGAACGTCTCAAGAATCAGCTCACCGCAATCATCCAGCAGGGCCGTAGCCGCCCGTGA
- a CDS encoding alpha/beta hydrolase, with protein sequence MIQKIRLTTIFVFCGFLPLAVVAAAEPDEVPAGEVHVYKTSGGKPQQMEVYVPPEHDPETEKVPGLILFHGGGWGGGDLTQFRRACQYFASRGLVCATSNYRMLTKDEAAALPERDMRKAVCVTDAKSAIRWFKAQAGEFGIDPKRIVTGGGSAGGHVATLATLNPDLNDPGDPKHTDVSVVAYLLFNPAFSKNTTDSAIDPLPHLKQDMAPAIVFFGTKDHKWLEGWNAVFTKLVKLGNTTTEVQMAEGEAHAFFNKPPWQDVTLRAADEFLIRQGILGGSPTIQPPTTGEALVPAADVE encoded by the coding sequence ATGATCCAAAAGATCCGATTGACGACCATTTTCGTTTTTTGTGGCTTCCTGCCATTGGCGGTTGTTGCCGCTGCTGAACCTGATGAAGTGCCGGCCGGTGAAGTCCATGTCTACAAGACTTCCGGCGGCAAGCCTCAGCAGATGGAGGTCTACGTTCCGCCCGAACACGATCCTGAAACCGAGAAAGTTCCTGGATTGATCCTTTTCCATGGCGGTGGCTGGGGCGGCGGCGACCTGACTCAGTTCCGGCGGGCTTGCCAGTACTTCGCCAGCCGGGGGCTCGTTTGCGCCACGTCGAACTACCGGATGTTAACGAAAGACGAGGCGGCTGCTCTGCCCGAACGAGACATGCGGAAGGCGGTCTGTGTCACCGACGCGAAGAGCGCGATTCGCTGGTTCAAGGCCCAGGCCGGCGAATTCGGCATCGATCCAAAACGGATCGTTACCGGGGGTGGTTCCGCCGGAGGGCATGTCGCGACCCTCGCTACGTTGAACCCGGATCTCAACGACCCGGGGGATCCGAAGCACACCGATGTTTCGGTGGTGGCTTATCTGCTTTTCAATCCCGCGTTTTCAAAGAACACCACCGACTCGGCGATCGATCCACTTCCGCACCTGAAGCAAGACATGGCGCCCGCGATCGTGTTTTTTGGAACCAAAGACCACAAGTGGCTTGAAGGCTGGAACGCGGTCTTCACAAAGCTCGTGAAACTCGGAAACACGACCACGGAGGTGCAGATGGCGGAGGGTGAGGCCCACGCCTTTTTTAACAAGCCTCCCTGGCAGGACGTGACCCTGCGCGCTGCAGACGAGTTTCTGATCAGGCAAGGCATTCTCGGCGGAAGCCCCACGATCCAGCCGCCCACGACGGGCGAAGCCCTGGTGCCGGCCGCAGATGTAGAATGA
- a CDS encoding serine/threonine protein kinase, which yields MSVPNPNRSPPRIESLAERFIEQLHDDESPTIEGYAGEYPALADEIRELFPTILNMETLRRHKSSGRPIPGHHAERMPDSLGDFRIIREIGRGGMGIVYEAEQLSLRRHVALKVLPRGYFNNRVRRDRFQREAQIVGRLHHTNIVPVHGIGSDEGYDFFVMQYIDGVSLDQLIAVNKAIGERIDWQRVARFGIQTARAMHYAHEQGVLHRDIKPANLLLGSDESSEHERVWIADFGLALALESDAERSESVGTPGTLRYMPLEQLEGQPTARSDLYSLGLTLYELLTGRPAYQDSVSSQLLGRIRQGDITPLRSVDTNLPRDLEAILRKATDKEELQRYHTAKDLADDLERLLSNRPVRARRITPLGHAVRWTQRNPLAAALSCIAAVLFIGIITATTQGYLSAKAGERREAAMRQSEQEQRLREGEQRRRAEAALEVAIKSLDELFSQIESNRRPGQRLAPEEAQSMLAAIERMLAFYEQLAEQGQSGPESQIPMAEALRRMGDLQRSLHEYEDAESTLLTAIALLDRLIEDRPDQAVAQIQHARANYTLGRVYRDTGRLDEGDALIQLAITELEDLPDNAPQRRHLQELLSRFRRDTPRAAGK from the coding sequence ATGAGTGTCCCGAATCCAAACCGTAGTCCACCCCGTATCGAATCGCTAGCAGAACGTTTCATCGAACAATTGCACGACGATGAATCGCCCACGATTGAGGGGTACGCTGGGGAGTACCCCGCACTCGCTGATGAGATTCGCGAGCTGTTTCCGACGATTCTGAACATGGAGACGTTGCGTCGCCACAAATCATCGGGGCGACCCATTCCGGGCCATCATGCCGAGCGGATGCCAGACAGCCTCGGCGATTTCCGAATCATTCGGGAAATCGGTCGGGGAGGAATGGGGATTGTCTATGAAGCCGAGCAACTCTCACTGAGACGTCATGTCGCTCTCAAAGTCTTGCCTCGTGGCTACTTCAACAATCGTGTGCGACGAGACCGATTTCAACGTGAAGCCCAGATCGTCGGACGATTGCATCATACGAATATTGTGCCGGTTCACGGTATTGGCAGCGACGAAGGGTACGACTTTTTCGTAATGCAGTACATCGACGGAGTTTCGCTCGACCAATTGATCGCTGTAAACAAGGCGATCGGAGAACGAATCGACTGGCAACGCGTTGCTCGATTCGGAATCCAGACTGCTAGAGCGATGCATTACGCTCACGAACAGGGCGTGCTTCATCGGGATATTAAGCCCGCAAACCTCCTGCTGGGCTCGGACGAATCGAGTGAACACGAACGCGTTTGGATCGCCGATTTCGGATTAGCTCTTGCCTTGGAGAGCGATGCCGAGCGCAGTGAATCCGTTGGAACACCAGGAACACTGCGGTACATGCCGCTCGAACAGTTGGAAGGACAACCGACTGCGCGGAGCGATCTTTACAGCCTGGGGCTTACGCTCTATGAACTGCTCACGGGTCGTCCTGCGTATCAGGACTCGGTGTCATCTCAACTGCTTGGACGCATCCGGCAAGGCGACATCACGCCGCTGCGATCGGTTGATACCAACCTCCCCCGCGATCTCGAAGCCATCCTTCGCAAGGCGACCGACAAGGAGGAGCTTCAACGCTACCACACCGCCAAAGACTTGGCAGATGACCTTGAACGATTGCTCAGCAATCGCCCGGTACGAGCTCGCCGAATTACGCCCCTGGGGCACGCGGTTCGTTGGACGCAAAGAAACCCATTAGCTGCTGCGCTTTCATGCATTGCCGCTGTTCTGTTTATCGGCATCATCACGGCAACGACCCAAGGCTATCTTTCCGCCAAGGCCGGCGAGAGACGGGAAGCCGCGATGCGGCAGAGCGAACAGGAGCAACGGCTGCGTGAAGGCGAACAAAGGCGGCGAGCGGAAGCGGCATTAGAGGTCGCCATCAAGTCGCTGGATGAACTGTTCTCGCAAATCGAATCGAATCGTCGACCGGGACAACGCCTAGCACCCGAAGAAGCACAAAGCATGCTCGCGGCGATTGAACGCATGTTGGCTTTCTACGAGCAACTCGCCGAGCAAGGACAAAGCGGACCAGAGTCTCAGATTCCCATGGCCGAAGCGCTACGACGCATGGGCGATCTCCAACGCAGCTTACACGAGTACGAGGACGCAGAGTCGACTCTTCTGACGGCGATCGCTCTGCTCGACCGCCTAATCGAGGACCGTCCCGACCAGGCCGTCGCTCAAATTCAGCACGCTCGAGCTAACTACACGCTTGGCCGAGTCTATCGTGACACAGGCCGACTTGACGAGGGCGACGCCCTGATTCAGCTCGCGATCACGGAGCTGGAGGATCTTCCCGACAATGCACCTCAGCGTCGCCACCTACAGGAACTACTCAGCCGATTTCGGAGAGACACCCCTCGCGCTGCTGGTAAGTAG
- a CDS encoding sigma-70 family RNA polymerase sigma factor, which yields MSYTCPATDELSRRLSRGDRHALADLFTLYRDRLEQMLHFRVPAQLAGRLDIDDLLQESYLAAAKRIAAFEHSGEHSPLVWLRLITLQTLTDQCRRHLAAQRRDAGRELSIHARMTIPGATSASMASLLIGQWTSPSGVVMRAEAIQQLEDAIDSMEPIDREILALRHFEMLNNKETAAVLGITTDAASIRYVRAIRRLKEICTDECPESKP from the coding sequence ATGTCATACACCTGTCCTGCAACCGACGAACTCAGTCGACGACTCAGCCGGGGGGATCGCCATGCATTGGCCGATCTCTTCACGCTCTATCGCGACCGTTTGGAGCAGATGCTGCATTTTCGAGTCCCCGCCCAATTAGCGGGTCGGCTGGACATCGACGATCTGCTTCAGGAATCCTACCTGGCCGCCGCGAAGAGGATCGCCGCCTTCGAGCATTCAGGTGAGCATAGCCCGTTGGTCTGGCTCCGCCTGATTACGCTGCAAACGCTGACGGACCAATGCCGTCGCCATTTGGCTGCACAACGTCGAGATGCCGGACGTGAACTGTCGATCCATGCACGGATGACGATCCCCGGCGCAACGAGCGCCTCGATGGCCAGTCTCCTGATCGGCCAGTGGACGTCACCAAGCGGTGTGGTTATGCGAGCCGAGGCGATCCAGCAGCTTGAGGATGCAATCGATTCCATGGAACCGATCGATCGCGAGATTCTTGCGCTGCGTCACTTCGAAATGCTCAACAACAAGGAGACAGCCGCTGTGCTTGGCATCACGACGGATGCAGCAAGTATCCGCTACGTTCGGGCCATTCGCCGTTTGAAAGAGATCTGTACTGATGAGTGTCCCGAATCCAAACCGTAG